One part of the Rhodococcus oxybenzonivorans genome encodes these proteins:
- a CDS encoding LLM class flavin-dependent oxidoreductase, which produces MSLHFHWFLPTYGDSRNLMAGGHGSSMAGDRPATLKYLNQIGAAAEASGFESVLTPTGAWCEDAWLTTAMMVETTETLKFLVALRPGLLSPTLAAQMASTFQWQSQGRLLLNVVTGGEDHEQRTYGDYLDKNQRYARCGEFLDVIRRLWSGNGPVDYAGEYIRVENASLQRIPDPVPPIFFGGSSPAAGTVASQFADTYLTWGEPPSAVAGKIAWIRDLAEVQGRTLDYGIRLHVISRDTSEEAWAEADRLLAALDPATVEQAQQSLARSGSEGQRRMRELHGGGSAYSQASDARSLEVAPNLWAGVGLVRGGAGTALVGSHEEVADRIAEYAALGLDHFVLSGYPHLEESYRFGEGVRPILERRGLVQPRSHRLGDLSGSTAFLSSRR; this is translated from the coding sequence GTGTCTTTGCATTTCCACTGGTTCCTCCCCACCTACGGTGACTCCCGCAACTTGATGGCAGGCGGCCACGGAAGCTCGATGGCGGGGGATCGTCCCGCAACGCTGAAATACCTCAACCAGATCGGCGCAGCCGCGGAGGCGAGCGGTTTCGAATCGGTTCTCACTCCCACCGGCGCCTGGTGCGAGGACGCGTGGCTCACGACGGCGATGATGGTGGAGACCACTGAAACGTTGAAGTTTCTGGTCGCATTGCGGCCAGGCTTGCTCAGCCCGACGCTCGCCGCTCAAATGGCGTCGACGTTCCAATGGCAGTCGCAGGGGCGCCTGCTGCTCAATGTGGTGACCGGTGGAGAAGACCACGAGCAGCGGACGTACGGCGATTACCTCGACAAGAACCAGCGATACGCACGGTGCGGAGAGTTCCTCGACGTCATCCGGCGTCTGTGGTCGGGCAACGGTCCGGTCGACTACGCCGGCGAGTACATCCGGGTCGAGAACGCTTCGCTGCAGCGGATTCCTGATCCCGTGCCACCGATCTTCTTCGGCGGGTCGTCACCTGCGGCCGGTACCGTCGCGTCCCAGTTCGCCGACACCTACCTCACCTGGGGTGAGCCGCCCAGTGCTGTCGCCGGGAAGATCGCGTGGATCCGGGACCTCGCCGAGGTACAGGGGCGCACGCTCGACTACGGCATCAGACTGCACGTGATCAGCCGCGACACCTCCGAGGAGGCCTGGGCCGAAGCCGACCGGCTGTTGGCAGCGCTCGATCCGGCCACGGTCGAACAGGCGCAACAGAGCCTCGCCCGCTCGGGCTCGGAGGGACAGCGGCGCATGCGCGAGCTGCACGGCGGAGGCAGCGCGTATTCACAGGCGAGTGACGCGCGGAGTCTCGAGGTGGCGCCCAACCTGTGGGCAGGTGTCGGACTGGTGCGGGGTGGCGCCGGCACCGCGCTGGTCGGCTCGCACGAGGAGGTCGCCGACCGCATCGCCGAATACGCGGCACTAGGACTCGACCATTTCGTGCTGTCCGGTTATCCCCACCTCGAGGAGTCGTACCGCTTCGGAGAGGGCGTGCGGCCCATACTCGAGCGCCGCGGGCTCGTCCAGCCACGCAGCCACCGCCTGGGCGACCTGTCGGGCTCGACGGCGTTCCTGTCCTCTCGTCGGTAG
- a CDS encoding acyl-CoA dehydrogenase family protein, with translation MTAVQERRAASPIPSETDYNTLAKTFRPIFSDIAEGVVQRERDHVLPYEQIDALKKAGFGAIRVPTSHGGFGASIPQLFRLLVELAAADSNVTQALRGHFAFVEDRLVAAEGVDRDLWLQRFVEGQLVGNAWTEIGDVALGEANTKVSPSPDGDHFLANGAKYYSTGSIFADWIDLYSQRTDTGAFVIAAVDARQPGVTHSDDWNGFGQQTTGSGTSTYENAVVRPENIFDFSTRFKYQTAFYQLFHLATLAGIARAATDATAARVAARTRTFSHGNAPTYAQDAQIQQVVGEVSAAAHAAEAIAIHAAEPAQWAYEAAFGSDPDEEKAANIAAEIASARGQIASTSLVVPATAKIFDALGASGVDRCWGLDRFWRNARTVASHNPVVFKAKVVGDYEINGTEPTYVWAIGTARNDTEDQS, from the coding sequence ATGACAGCCGTACAGGAGCGAAGAGCTGCTTCCCCGATCCCAAGCGAGACGGACTACAACACGCTCGCCAAAACATTCCGACCCATCTTCTCCGACATCGCCGAGGGGGTGGTGCAGCGCGAGCGCGACCATGTCCTTCCCTACGAACAAATCGACGCCCTGAAGAAGGCTGGTTTCGGCGCAATCCGGGTGCCCACGTCGCACGGCGGTTTCGGCGCGAGCATTCCGCAGCTGTTCCGGCTTCTCGTCGAACTCGCCGCTGCGGATTCCAATGTCACGCAGGCTCTGCGTGGCCATTTCGCATTCGTCGAGGACCGTCTGGTGGCGGCGGAAGGCGTGGACCGCGACCTGTGGCTGCAGCGTTTCGTCGAGGGCCAACTCGTCGGAAACGCGTGGACGGAGATCGGGGACGTCGCCCTCGGGGAAGCCAACACCAAGGTATCGCCCTCACCCGACGGTGATCACTTCCTCGCGAACGGCGCCAAGTACTACAGCACGGGGTCCATCTTCGCCGACTGGATCGACCTGTATTCGCAGCGCACCGACACCGGTGCTTTCGTCATCGCCGCCGTCGACGCACGCCAACCGGGCGTGACCCACAGCGACGACTGGAACGGTTTCGGGCAACAGACCACCGGTTCGGGCACGTCGACCTACGAGAACGCAGTGGTCCGGCCGGAGAACATCTTCGACTTCTCCACGCGCTTCAAGTATCAGACCGCCTTCTACCAGTTGTTCCACCTGGCGACTCTGGCCGGGATTGCCCGAGCTGCGACGGACGCCACTGCCGCACGCGTCGCCGCCCGCACCCGCACGTTCAGTCATGGCAACGCACCCACCTACGCTCAGGACGCCCAGATCCAGCAGGTGGTGGGTGAGGTGTCCGCTGCCGCGCACGCAGCCGAGGCCATCGCGATTCATGCCGCGGAGCCGGCCCAATGGGCGTACGAGGCCGCGTTCGGCAGCGACCCCGATGAGGAGAAGGCAGCCAACATCGCCGCCGAAATCGCGTCCGCGCGAGGACAGATCGCCTCGACGTCCCTCGTCGTCCCGGCCACGGCGAAGATTTTCGACGCACTCGGCGCCTCGGGTGTAGACCGCTGCTGGGGCCTCGACAGGTTCTGGAGAAATGCGCGCACCGTGGCGAGCCACAACCCGGTGGTGTTCAAGGCGAAGGTCGTCGGCGACTACGAAATCAACGGAACCGAACCCACCTACGTCTGGGCCATCGGAACCGCACGGAACGACACAGAAGATCAGTCATGA
- a CDS encoding SfnB family sulfur acquisition oxidoreductase — MTAVQNAHRITDEAQALAAAADLAAQFAVDASARDAERTLPHDQIRALAQSGLLALSVPREHGGIDARMETLTEVFRLLAESDPSIAQIPHSHYTFLEVLRLQGTSDQRKFFYSEVLAGAQFANAQSERGTTTIDVDATTLVEQGPDFVVDGTKFYSTGALFADWIAVRATLTGATTTTGRPAKAVAYVPRTAPGLSIVDDWDGMGQRTTASGTVTLDSVRVPAAHVVPFSPIFEAPTTYGAQAQILHAAIDAGIASAALNEAVRSARRARPYFEAGVGDAVDDPLLIQLAGEASLGVRAATALLREAAQSIDAARRDLTESTAVVASIDAAAAKVASARASLEASSVLFELGGTRSASESGNLSRFWRDARTHTLHDPTRWKIQHIGRWTLSRTIPPRHGLL; from the coding sequence ATGACCGCCGTCCAGAACGCTCACCGAATCACCGACGAGGCGCAGGCCCTGGCCGCCGCCGCCGATCTCGCCGCACAATTCGCCGTCGACGCCTCGGCCCGTGACGCGGAACGGACACTGCCGCACGACCAGATTCGGGCACTGGCACAGTCCGGCCTTCTCGCGCTGAGTGTTCCGCGCGAGCACGGCGGAATCGACGCGCGAATGGAGACGCTCACGGAGGTGTTTCGCCTTCTGGCAGAATCCGATCCGAGTATCGCGCAGATCCCGCACAGCCACTACACGTTCCTCGAGGTCTTGCGGCTTCAAGGGACTTCGGATCAACGCAAGTTCTTCTACAGCGAAGTTCTCGCCGGTGCGCAATTCGCCAACGCGCAAAGCGAGCGCGGGACGACGACCATCGACGTCGACGCCACCACTCTGGTTGAGCAGGGCCCCGACTTCGTCGTCGACGGAACGAAGTTCTACAGCACCGGCGCGCTCTTCGCCGACTGGATCGCCGTACGGGCCACACTTACCGGGGCCACCACAACAACCGGAAGACCGGCCAAAGCTGTTGCCTACGTCCCGAGGACCGCACCGGGACTCTCGATTGTCGACGACTGGGACGGCATGGGCCAGAGAACCACCGCGAGCGGCACCGTCACCCTCGACTCCGTGCGGGTGCCCGCGGCCCACGTCGTTCCGTTCTCCCCGATCTTCGAGGCACCCACCACGTACGGTGCGCAGGCGCAGATCCTGCACGCAGCCATCGACGCCGGCATCGCGTCCGCCGCGCTCAACGAAGCGGTACGGTCGGCACGTCGGGCGCGGCCGTACTTCGAAGCCGGTGTCGGCGACGCCGTCGACGACCCCCTGCTCATCCAATTGGCCGGTGAAGCATCGCTCGGGGTGCGGGCGGCCACCGCTCTGCTGCGAGAGGCGGCCCAGAGCATCGACGCCGCACGCAGAGACCTGACCGAGTCGACGGCCGTCGTCGCCTCGATCGACGCGGCCGCTGCCAAGGTGGCGTCGGCACGGGCGTCACTCGAGGCGTCGTCCGTGCTGTTCGAGCTCGGGGGCACGCGCAGTGCGTCGGAGTCGGGCAACCTCTCCCGCTTCTGGCGCGACGCGCGTACCCACACCCTGCACGACCCGACACGCTGGAAGATCCAGCACATCGGCCGGTGGACGCTGTCGAGGACCATTCCGCCCCGGCACGGGCTGCTGTAG
- the sfnG gene encoding dimethylsulfone monooxygenase SfnG has protein sequence MSTEHIADQIKFAYWVPNVSGGLVTSDIEQRTSWDYEYNKTLAQTAENNGFEYALSQVRYEASYGAEFQHESTSFSLALLLATERLKVIAAVHPGLWQPAVLAKLGATADHLSNGRFAVNVVSGWFKDEFTHLGEPWLEHDERYRRSAEFLQVLRKIWTEDEVDFRGDFYRIHDFTLKPKPLNTPERPNPELFQGGNSSAARVNGGRYADWYFSNGKDYDGVTEQIVDLRRHAREANREVKFGLNGFIIARDTEKEARDTLREIIDKANKPAVEGFKSAVQQAGASTADKSGMWADSTFEDLVQYNDGFRTQLIGTPEQVAERIVEYRRRGVDLILGGFLHFQEEIEYFGAKVLPLVRELEAAERLAPVSG, from the coding sequence ATGTCAACGGAACACATCGCCGATCAGATCAAGTTCGCCTACTGGGTGCCCAACGTCAGTGGCGGACTGGTCACGTCCGACATCGAACAGCGCACGAGCTGGGACTACGAATACAACAAGACGCTCGCCCAGACGGCGGAGAACAACGGTTTCGAGTACGCACTCAGCCAGGTGCGCTACGAGGCGAGCTACGGCGCGGAGTTCCAGCACGAGTCGACCAGTTTCAGCCTCGCGCTGTTGCTGGCCACCGAGCGGCTGAAGGTGATCGCGGCGGTGCACCCCGGATTGTGGCAGCCCGCCGTCCTGGCGAAGTTGGGGGCCACAGCAGATCACCTCTCGAACGGCAGGTTCGCGGTGAACGTGGTGAGCGGCTGGTTCAAAGACGAGTTCACCCACCTCGGAGAGCCCTGGCTCGAACACGACGAGCGCTACCGGCGCAGCGCCGAGTTCCTGCAAGTGCTGCGCAAGATCTGGACCGAAGACGAGGTCGATTTCCGGGGGGACTTCTACCGCATCCACGACTTCACGCTGAAGCCGAAACCGTTGAACACGCCGGAACGGCCCAACCCGGAACTGTTCCAAGGCGGAAACTCTTCCGCGGCCCGGGTGAACGGAGGACGCTACGCGGATTGGTACTTCTCCAATGGCAAGGATTACGACGGTGTCACCGAGCAGATCGTGGACCTTCGCCGGCATGCGCGTGAGGCGAACCGCGAGGTGAAGTTCGGTCTCAATGGATTCATCATTGCCCGCGACACCGAAAAGGAAGCCCGCGACACCCTCCGGGAAATCATCGACAAGGCCAACAAGCCGGCCGTCGAAGGGTTCAAGTCGGCCGTCCAGCAAGCGGGTGCGTCCACCGCCGACAAATCGGGTATGTGGGCGGATTCGACCTTCGAAGATCTGGTGCAGTACAACGACGGGTTCCGCACCCAGCTGATCGGCACACCCGAACAAGTCGCCGAGCGGATCGTCGAATACCGGCGCCGCGGGGTCGATCTCATTCTGGGCGGCTTCCTCCACTTCCAGGAGGAGATCGAATACTTCGGCGCCAAGGTGCTGCCCCTTGTCCGCGAACTCGAGGCCGCTGAGAGGCTTGCGCCCGTGAGTGGTTAG
- a CDS encoding acyl-CoA dehydrogenase family protein: protein MTVTTAETVWTETPTTSAEWIARAQKVSDILARDAVERDRVGAAPYAEVQLLKDSGLVTLLGPTEFGGGGQRWETAYQVVRVIARGDGSIGQLLGYHYLWAWAVRLVGTEPQIGAVEELYTSNNFLFGGAVNPRDTDLTIVDRGETLVYNGVKSFSTGGRATDLTVLEGIIEGTATHVFAIVPTAQDGIVFRGDWDNLGQRLTDSGTVEIKDVEVDWAGAAGFVDKEFQPLVYNTLNFPALEIVFANFYVGIARGALDTAAEYTRTRTRPWPYGGDNKELATDEWYLREGYGDLQAKLWATEAFVDQVNRESDAVLHDARENLTEQARGDLAVRIAAAKLRAADVALEIGTRVFELTGARATSNSVGLDIFWRNVRTHTLHDPVAYKRREVGGYVLTGEIPEPTWYT from the coding sequence ATGACAGTAACCACGGCAGAGACAGTCTGGACAGAGACCCCGACCACGAGCGCAGAGTGGATTGCCCGCGCACAGAAGGTGAGCGATATCCTCGCCCGCGACGCCGTCGAACGCGACCGCGTCGGAGCCGCCCCCTACGCGGAGGTCCAGCTCCTCAAGGACAGCGGACTGGTCACACTCCTGGGCCCCACCGAGTTCGGTGGCGGCGGACAGCGCTGGGAGACGGCGTATCAGGTGGTCCGGGTGATCGCTCGCGGCGACGGTTCGATCGGGCAGCTCCTCGGATACCACTACCTGTGGGCGTGGGCGGTGCGTCTCGTCGGCACCGAACCTCAGATCGGCGCGGTGGAGGAGCTGTACACCAGCAACAACTTCCTCTTCGGCGGTGCGGTCAACCCGCGGGACACCGACCTCACCATCGTCGACCGTGGCGAGACCCTGGTGTACAACGGCGTGAAATCGTTCTCCACCGGAGGACGTGCCACCGACCTCACCGTGCTCGAGGGCATCATCGAGGGCACCGCCACCCATGTGTTCGCCATCGTTCCGACCGCTCAGGACGGCATCGTCTTCCGCGGTGACTGGGACAACCTGGGTCAGCGTCTCACCGATTCCGGCACGGTGGAGATCAAGGACGTCGAGGTGGACTGGGCCGGCGCAGCGGGTTTCGTGGACAAGGAGTTCCAGCCGCTCGTCTACAACACGCTGAATTTTCCGGCACTCGAGATCGTGTTCGCCAACTTCTACGTCGGAATCGCCCGCGGCGCCCTCGACACCGCCGCCGAGTACACCCGAACGCGCACCCGCCCATGGCCGTACGGGGGCGACAACAAGGAACTCGCCACCGACGAGTGGTACCTGCGTGAAGGCTACGGCGACCTGCAGGCGAAGCTGTGGGCGACGGAGGCCTTCGTCGATCAGGTCAATCGCGAGTCCGACGCGGTTCTGCACGACGCACGGGAAAACCTCACCGAGCAGGCTCGCGGCGATCTCGCCGTGCGGATTGCCGCAGCGAAACTACGGGCTGCCGACGTTGCACTCGAAATCGGAACCAGAGTCTTCGAGTTGACGGGTGCGCGCGCCACCTCCAACAGCGTCGGGCTGGACATCTTCTGGCGTAACGTCCGCACGCATACCTTGCACGATCCCGTTGCGTACAAGCGCCGCGAGGTAGGCGGCTACGTCCTGACCGGCGAGATTCCCGAACCAACTTGGTACACATAG
- a CDS encoding FAD-binding dehydrogenase — protein MTEQADVIVVGAGLAGLVATYEMVKAGRKVLVVEQESSSNLGGQAFWSLGGLFLVDTPEQRRLGIKDSYELAIQDWMGTAAFDREREDQWPRLWAQAYVEFAAGEKRQYLHDLGLRLMPNVGWAERGRGSALGQGNSVPRFHITWGTGPGVVEIFLTRVIAASQRGLVTFKHRHQVDEIVVTNGAATGVRGTVLEPSTEPRGVKSSRTAVGDFEFSAQAVVVTSGGIGGNPELVAKNWPARLGKAPENMLAGVPAHVDGRMLGITENAGGNIVNRDRMWHYTEGIQNWDPIWPNHGIRIIPGPSSMWFDANGKRLPSPNFPGFDTMGTLEYIMNSGHHHTWFVLDQKIIEKEFALSGSEQNPDITGRDFKLLAARLRKGAPGPVEAFKQHGVDFVVRDNLRDLVDGMNALTDQPLIKYEDLEHEIVARDREVKNSYSKDFQVMAIHNARNLLADKITRVVAPHEILSPENGPLIAVRLHLLTRKTLGGLETNLDSQVIKPDGTPFEGLYAAGEVAGFGGGGVHGYSALEGTFLGGCIFSGRAAGRALAR, from the coding sequence GTGACCGAACAGGCTGATGTCATCGTCGTCGGCGCCGGCTTGGCCGGTCTCGTCGCCACCTATGAAATGGTGAAGGCGGGCCGCAAAGTCCTGGTGGTCGAGCAGGAGAGTTCCTCGAACCTCGGCGGGCAGGCCTTCTGGTCACTCGGCGGTTTGTTTCTCGTCGACACGCCCGAGCAGCGGCGTCTCGGTATCAAGGACTCGTACGAGCTTGCGATCCAGGACTGGATGGGCACCGCCGCCTTCGACCGTGAACGAGAAGACCAGTGGCCCCGCCTGTGGGCGCAGGCGTACGTCGAGTTCGCCGCCGGCGAGAAGCGCCAATACCTGCACGACCTCGGCCTGCGTCTGATGCCCAATGTCGGGTGGGCCGAGCGCGGTCGGGGATCTGCACTCGGGCAGGGCAACTCGGTGCCCCGCTTCCACATCACCTGGGGCACCGGACCGGGTGTCGTCGAAATCTTCCTCACCCGCGTCATCGCCGCCTCACAGCGCGGACTGGTCACGTTCAAGCATCGACATCAGGTCGACGAGATCGTCGTCACCAACGGCGCCGCCACCGGGGTGCGCGGCACCGTCCTCGAACCGTCCACCGAGCCGCGCGGGGTGAAGAGCTCGAGAACGGCGGTCGGGGACTTCGAATTCTCGGCGCAGGCGGTGGTCGTCACCTCCGGCGGCATCGGCGGAAACCCCGAACTGGTCGCGAAGAACTGGCCTGCCCGGCTGGGCAAGGCGCCCGAGAACATGCTCGCCGGGGTCCCGGCGCACGTCGACGGCAGAATGCTGGGAATCACCGAGAACGCGGGCGGCAACATCGTCAACCGCGACCGCATGTGGCACTACACCGAGGGCATCCAGAACTGGGATCCCATCTGGCCCAATCACGGGATCCGGATCATTCCCGGCCCGTCGTCCATGTGGTTCGACGCCAACGGGAAACGACTGCCCAGCCCCAACTTCCCCGGGTTCGACACCATGGGAACACTGGAATACATCATGAACAGCGGCCACCACCACACGTGGTTCGTGCTCGACCAGAAGATCATCGAGAAGGAGTTCGCGCTGTCGGGCTCCGAACAGAACCCCGACATCACCGGGCGGGATTTCAAGCTCCTCGCCGCGCGCCTGAGAAAGGGTGCGCCCGGACCGGTCGAAGCATTCAAGCAGCACGGGGTCGATTTCGTGGTCCGCGACAACCTTCGCGACCTCGTCGACGGCATGAACGCGCTCACCGACCAGCCGCTGATCAAGTACGAGGACCTCGAACACGAAATCGTGGCCCGAGACCGCGAGGTGAAGAACAGCTACAGCAAAGACTTCCAGGTGATGGCTATCCACAATGCACGGAACCTTCTCGCCGACAAGATCACTCGCGTCGTCGCCCCCCACGAGATACTCTCCCCCGAAAACGGCCCGCTGATCGCTGTTCGGCTGCACCTCCTCACCCGCAAAACCCTGGGTGGGCTCGAAACAAACCTCGACTCCCAGGTCATCAAGCCGGACGGCACGCCGTTCGAGGGCCTCTACGCCGCGGGTGAGGTCGCCGGATTCGGCGGCGGCGGCGTGCACGGTTACAGCGCCCTCGAGGGCACCTTCCTCGGTGGCTGCATCTTCTCCGGGCGCGCCGCCGGCCGGGCCCTCGCCCGGTAG
- a CDS encoding DUF4185 domain-containing protein, which produces MSKRWVASFAAVAIGSGVIVYSNQSSAGAEPETVSNGVPGSGSCASDSTNETASLIPEKLEIPIPYPKITTVPYPAPTTEPTRIAAPPLPADPCMDPCPDLTDDTELDPGNLSSVLNIPDVSVKFTPFHLGIPVPGADVALPPPPPLVHPATEEAPRSPAPAAPKIGDVTRVAKVTGAGSVSRTDKRYQVNGTDLGIMWESAPDQVAVAFGDTVGKGFMPPGGQGGDWRSNVLGFSSDRNLADGMSLDSMVQDSRCHAAELLDSRKLDNVEITTIPTSGFAVGNRQYMSYMSIRTWNSIPATWWTNYGGIAYSDDGGSTWTKDPYAKWDNIFGVTKFQVASMVPVGDFVYMFGTPNTRLGSIGLARVPADQVLNKSAYQYWQHGNWTPVGGFNEATPIVNAPAGELSVRYEEATGKWQMSYLDTSKAAIVLRESDSPQGEWSDGAPMVSAMEYPELYGGFIHPWSSGEDLYFTLSTWSDYNVFLMRAKLGG; this is translated from the coding sequence ATGTCGAAGAGATGGGTCGCGTCGTTCGCGGCGGTGGCTATCGGTTCGGGCGTGATCGTCTACTCGAATCAGAGCTCGGCCGGCGCCGAACCCGAAACGGTGTCCAACGGGGTGCCGGGTAGTGGTTCGTGCGCCAGCGACAGCACCAACGAAACCGCTTCGCTCATACCGGAAAAGCTCGAAATTCCGATCCCGTACCCGAAGATCACCACCGTTCCGTACCCGGCGCCCACCACGGAACCTACGCGTATTGCTGCGCCACCGCTGCCCGCGGACCCGTGTATGGATCCCTGCCCCGACCTCACCGACGACACCGAGCTCGATCCGGGAAACTTGTCGAGCGTGTTGAACATTCCGGATGTCAGCGTGAAATTCACGCCCTTCCACCTCGGCATTCCCGTCCCCGGCGCAGACGTGGCCTTGCCGCCTCCGCCGCCGCTGGTGCATCCCGCGACCGAGGAAGCGCCCCGGAGTCCTGCTCCGGCAGCCCCGAAGATCGGTGACGTGACCCGGGTGGCCAAGGTGACCGGGGCCGGCTCCGTCAGCCGGACCGACAAGCGCTACCAAGTCAACGGCACCGACCTGGGCATCATGTGGGAGAGTGCGCCCGACCAGGTCGCGGTCGCCTTCGGTGACACCGTCGGCAAGGGCTTCATGCCGCCCGGTGGCCAGGGCGGCGACTGGCGCAGCAATGTCCTCGGCTTCAGTTCCGACCGCAACCTCGCGGACGGGATGAGCCTCGACAGCATGGTGCAGGACAGCCGTTGTCACGCGGCGGAACTGCTGGACAGCCGGAAACTCGACAACGTCGAGATCACCACCATTCCGACGTCGGGATTCGCGGTCGGCAACAGGCAGTACATGAGTTACATGTCGATTCGGACGTGGAACAGCATTCCCGCAACGTGGTGGACGAACTATGGCGGCATCGCCTACTCGGACGACGGCGGGTCGACGTGGACCAAGGACCCCTACGCCAAGTGGGACAACATTTTCGGCGTCACCAAATTCCAGGTGGCCTCGATGGTTCCGGTCGGGGACTTCGTCTACATGTTCGGTACTCCCAATACCCGGCTGGGTTCGATCGGCCTCGCGCGGGTTCCCGCCGATCAGGTGCTCAACAAGTCGGCGTACCAGTACTGGCAGCACGGAAACTGGACCCCGGTCGGTGGTTTCAACGAGGCCACCCCCATCGTGAACGCGCCGGCCGGCGAACTGTCCGTGCGGTACGAGGAGGCCACCGGCAAGTGGCAGATGTCCTACCTCGACACCTCCAAGGCGGCCATCGTTCTCCGGGAGTCCGATTCGCCGCAGGGTGAATGGTCGGACGGTGCCCCGATGGTCAGCGCCATGGAGTATCCGGAGCTGTACGGCGGTTTCATCCACCCGTGGTCGAGTGGTGAGGATTTGTACTTCACCCTGTCGACGTGGTCCGACTACAACGTGTTCCTCATGAGGGCGAAGTTGGGCGGCTAG
- a CDS encoding TetR/AcrR family transcriptional regulator, giving the protein MATSSAPTPHRATDAPRRVTKRRGQTRRRLLDAAGEVFSENGFGRSTVEQICERGGYTRGAFYSNFASLDEMFFAMWEQRSTAMLEHIRLAAESSDIDLTDLPPSEKVRAGTALILDVVPVDDQWYRINAEFTAHALRNPALKKALAAREQAILDTIVPILESALGRLGRTIVGDPQTLGRALVAVHDGTSVQCLIEDASASARELRVDLFTHVVTAYSRPDTTPPRTARQEESS; this is encoded by the coding sequence ATGGCGACATCTTCGGCGCCCACCCCTCACCGTGCCACCGACGCGCCGAGAAGGGTGACGAAACGGCGAGGCCAAACTCGGCGGCGCCTGCTCGACGCAGCGGGCGAGGTGTTCTCGGAGAACGGGTTCGGGCGATCGACTGTCGAACAGATCTGTGAGCGCGGCGGATACACGCGCGGAGCCTTCTACTCCAACTTCGCCTCCCTCGACGAAATGTTCTTCGCCATGTGGGAACAGCGATCCACCGCCATGCTCGAGCACATTCGACTGGCAGCCGAGTCGTCGGACATCGACCTGACCGATCTTCCGCCGTCGGAGAAAGTGCGTGCCGGTACCGCCCTCATACTCGACGTCGTTCCGGTCGACGACCAGTGGTACCGGATCAACGCCGAATTCACCGCGCATGCGCTACGCAATCCCGCCTTGAAGAAGGCCCTCGCGGCGCGCGAACAAGCGATCCTCGACACGATAGTGCCGATCCTCGAGAGCGCCCTCGGCCGACTCGGCCGCACCATTGTCGGCGACCCACAAACATTGGGCCGCGCCCTGGTCGCCGTACACGACGGCACCAGCGTCCAGTGCCTGATCGAGGACGCCAGCGCGTCAGCCCGGGAACTACGCGTCGATCTGTTCACCCACGTCGTGACGGCTTACAGCCGGCCCGACACCACCCCACCACGCACCGCCCGACAAGAGGAGTCTTCGTGA